In Halichondria panicea chromosome 13, odHalPani1.1, whole genome shotgun sequence, one genomic interval encodes:
- the LOC135346501 gene encoding uncharacterized protein LOC135346501, with amino-acid sequence MSEDIRYLQKIRDIPRLQPYIKQGVVSTGRHLGKGAFGYVVELQLYGAVCAGKKIHETFLDPLNKGVQHIVDKFITECELMSQMHHPNIVHFYGLAFLDDSFSPVLVMERLDKSLDDLLETIPAKDVLLFLRLSILYDVAKGLVFLHSYQPPIIHRDLTARNILLTSTKQAKIADLGNSRIIDTEALSRSLSQTPGTLVYMPPEAIGTPAIYDTSLDTFSFGHMSLFVFGHRFPSPLLRPNYNDPNSHPPNKLCARSEVERRVAYFEEIERMKAIPAKLIGMVKLCLDNIPECRPTSQKVSEILGHYKERVEKQRKSVTIVEQQPPSPCATGTRRRSDQMTKIMSGSSFVMEMQICHGKKKNQCSKRCVLHLEDGKLKYQILTDKKVQELKLDSVISVEPVYEAPQFRFAVYFEHKKEKKAWYFKADTEEDRNCWVTALRRFINSSQPDLAYKIVDLTSEPPRGSRRETSHPLPPTPLQSRLSEAELPRLYSETDAALHQKAQKVAFSRQAVSLRKPPKHKPSKGNYEHFKPHYHEQFCTNTNPSYKVLSAKPQMQGAMPVFSDKKRDSLAILSQIQMPDSSKKISLQECKVLGNTSEDYDDVVPKQIQQTHPDELYDEIDSRYANITGAPLTPLKPQFFRERSHVLLKKPIIKESAASRPRSAEVQIQDEQTTPVRGGPGVLMPGLYSGNKKNKIMRVRSSSPTQRSHEGERKMLRFPSIPNHRYPAHEDALPQQQKGPSKPLHELLGTLHIPDSNLFEWKLIANGEFGDIYHAKLRNLTGEMVDVAVKTLQTYEDSKDMANFENEMAISADPLINHPNIVKVYGLVEGADQIVMEYLPYGDLKSFLSKNSQLLS; translated from the exons ATGAGTGAAGATATTCGCTATTTGCAGAAAATCAGGGACATACCTCGACTACAGCCGTACATCAAGCAAGGAGTGGTATCCACGGGAAGGCATCTTGGAAAAGGAGCATTTGGTTATGTTGTTGAGCTCCAGCTTTACGGAGCAGTTTGTGCAGGGAAGAAGATACATGAGACGTTTCTTGATCCGCTAAACAAAGGTGTCCAACATATCGTTGACAAATTCATCACTGAGTGTGAGCTAATGTCACAAATGCATCACCCAAACATAGTTCACTTTTATGGCCTTGCTTTTCTTGACGATAGCTTTAGTCCTGTTCTCGTAATGGAACGACTCGACAAAAGTCTTGACGATTTATTGGAGACAATTCCTGCAAAGGATGTTTTATTGTTTTTACGGCTGTCTATTCTCTATGATGTTGCAAAAGGCCTCGTCTTTTTGCACTCCTATCAACCACCCATCATacatcgtgacctcactgcaCGAAACATCCTCCTCACATCCACAAAGCAAGCAAAAATTGCAGATCTTGGAAACTCTCGCATCATCGACACAGAAGCTCTTTCGAGAAGTCTCAGCCAAACTCCAGGCacacttgtgtacatgccacCAGAAGCCATTGGTACCCCAGCCATATACGACACCAGCCTCGATACATTCTCTTTTGGTCACATGTCTCTTTTCGTTTTTGGCCATCGATTTCCGAGTCCTCTCCTGCGGCCGAATTACAACGATCCAAACAGCCACCCTCCGAACAAACTCTGTGCAAGAAGTGAAGTAGAGCGTAGAGTTGCTTACTTTGAAGAAATAGAAAGGATGAAAGCAATTCCTGCCAAACTGATTGGAATGGTAAAGCTCTGCCTAGATAACATACCGGAGTGTAGACCAACATCCCAGAAAGTGTCTGAAATCCTGGGCCATTACAAAGAGCGTGTAGAGAAGCAAAGGAAGTCGGTGACGATCGTAGAACAACAACCCCCTTCACCATGTGCTACAGGTACCAGGAGAAGAAGTGATCAAATGACAAAAATCATG AGTGGCTCATCGTTTGTGATGGAGATGCAGATATGCCATGGGAAGAAAAAGAATCAATGCAGCAAGCGTTGTGTTCTCCACCTTGAAGATGGAAAACTGAAATATCAAATATTGACC GACAAAAAAGTCCAGGAGCTGAAATTGGACAGTGTTATATCTGTTGAACCTGTTTATGAGGCACCACAGTTCCGCTTTGCTGTGTATTTCGAGCACAAAAAAGAGAAGAAAGCTTGGTATTTCAAAGCAGATACAGAG GAAGACCGTAATTGCTGGGTCACTGCTCTAAGGAGATTCATAAATTCATCTCAGCCTGATCTTGCCTACAAGATTGTTGATCTAACCTCTGAACCACCACGTGGATCGAGAAGAGAAACGTCACACCCTTTACCCCCGACACCTTTGCAGTCAAGATTGAGTGAAGCAGAACTGCCTCGATTGTACTCTGAAACAGATGCAGCTTTGCACCAGAAAGCACAAAAGGTAGCATTTTCAAGGCAGGCTGTTTCACTGCGTAAACCACCAAAGCATAAACCATCAAAGGGTAATTATGAGCACTTTAAGCCCCACTATCACGAACAATTCTGCACAAATACAAACCCATCATACAAAGTGTTAAGTGCAAAGCCTCAAATGCAAGGTGCCATGCCTGTTTTTAGCGATAAAAAGCGAGATTCCTTAGCCATCTTGAGCCAAATACAAATGCCTGATTCATCAAAGAAAATATCTCTACAAGAATGCAAAGTTCTTGGCAATACATCAGAGGACTATGATGATGTAGTACCAAAGCAAATTCAACAGACCCACCCAGATGAACTTTATGATGAAATAGATAGTAGGTATGCAAATATTACCGGGGCACCACTCACACCTTTAAAGCCACAGTTTTTCCGAGAGAGAAGCCATGTTTTACTCAAAAAACCAATCATTAAAGAATCTGCTGCCAGTAGACCACGCTCTGCTGAAGTGCAAATCCAAGATGAGCAGACAACACCAGTAAGAGGTGGTCCAGGAGTTCTAATGCCTGGTCTGTACAGTGGTAACAAGAAGAATAAGATTATGAGAGTCAGGTCATCGTCACCCACACAACGCAGCCATGAGGGCGAGAGGAAAAT GTTGCGGTTTCCATCAATCCCGAATCATCGTTATCCTGCCCATGAGGATGCATTACCTCAGCAACAAAAAg GACCCTCAAAACCACTACATGAGTTGCTGGGAACACTCCACATACCAGATAGCAATCTCTTCGAGTGGAAACTTATTGCAAATG GTGAATTCGGAGATATCTATCATGCGAAGCTGCGTAACCTAACTGGTGAGATGGTAGACGTAGCTGTGAAAACTCTACAGACGTATGAGGATTCAAAGGACATGGCCAACTTTGAGAATGAAATGGCTATTTCTGCTGACCCTCTGATAAACCACCCTAATATTGTTAAGGTGTATGGGCTTGTTGAAGGCG cTGATCAGATTGTGATGGAATATTTACCTTACGGAGACTTAAAATCATTTTTGAGC AAAAATTCCCAACTTCTCTCTTAG